A portion of the Deinococcus peraridilitoris DSM 19664 genome contains these proteins:
- a CDS encoding trans-sulfuration enzyme family protein, whose amino-acid sequence MDNSRFRTRAVHAGHEVDPGTGAHAVPIYQTSTFGYGDADRGERLFAGKEQGYFYSRLGNPTVRAFEEKLASLEGTEDAVAFASGMGALSALSLTLLEPGNEVAFLGPLYGGSEGFFRHILAKFGVTVWEAENLQDLQARLTPRVRMVYVETPTNPTLRISDLREVARLAHRVGALAVADNTFSTPYLTRPAEHGVDMVLHSATKYLGGHGDAIGGVVTGHADLMAEIRVTGLRHVGASLGPQEAYLFLRGMKTLPLRMDAHCEGALQVARHFAQHPAIRRVFYPGLPDHEGHEVAARQMAQFGGMVSFDLRGGYDSAKIFLDHLQLFVQAVSLGDVESLSCHPASTTHQLLGAETLARQGVTPGLARLSVGIEDPADLIEDLERALEHVEAVAR is encoded by the coding sequence ATGGACAATTCGCGTTTTCGCACGCGCGCGGTGCACGCCGGTCACGAGGTGGACCCGGGCACGGGCGCCCACGCTGTACCGATCTACCAGACCTCCACCTTCGGATATGGCGACGCCGACCGTGGCGAGCGCCTCTTTGCCGGCAAGGAGCAGGGGTATTTCTACAGCCGCCTCGGCAACCCCACCGTCCGCGCCTTCGAGGAAAAGCTGGCCAGCCTGGAAGGAACCGAGGACGCGGTCGCTTTTGCCAGCGGCATGGGTGCCCTCAGTGCGCTGTCGCTCACCCTGCTGGAGCCCGGCAACGAGGTCGCGTTTCTGGGGCCACTGTACGGCGGCAGCGAAGGCTTCTTTCGGCACATCCTCGCCAAGTTCGGGGTGACGGTCTGGGAAGCGGAGAACCTGCAGGACCTGCAGGCCCGCTTGACCCCGCGCGTCAGGATGGTCTATGTCGAGACGCCCACCAATCCGACCCTGCGCATCAGCGATCTGCGCGAGGTGGCGCGCCTCGCCCACAGGGTCGGCGCCCTGGCAGTCGCCGACAACACCTTCTCGACGCCTTACCTGACCCGTCCCGCCGAGCACGGGGTGGATATGGTCCTGCACTCGGCCACCAAGTACCTGGGCGGTCACGGCGACGCCATTGGCGGCGTCGTCACCGGACACGCCGACCTGATGGCCGAAATTCGCGTGACGGGCCTGCGGCACGTTGGCGCCAGCCTCGGACCGCAGGAAGCCTACCTGTTCCTGCGCGGCATGAAAACCCTGCCGCTGCGCATGGACGCCCACTGTGAAGGGGCTTTGCAGGTCGCCCGGCACTTCGCGCAGCATCCGGCCATCCGGCGCGTGTTCTACCCTGGCCTCCCCGACCATGAAGGTCATGAAGTCGCCGCGCGACAGATGGCGCAGTTCGGCGGCATGGTCAGCTTCGACCTGCGCGGTGGCTATGACTCGGCCAAGATCTTTCTCGACCATTTGCAGCTCTTCGTGCAGGCGGTCTCGCTGGGCGACGTGGAAAGTCTGTCGTGCCATCCGGCCAGCACCACCCATCAGTTGCTGGGCGCAGAAACCCTGGCCCGACAAGGCGTCACGCCCGGCCTGGCCCGCCTGTCAGTCGGCATCGAGGACCCCGCCGATTTGATCGAGGACCTCGAGCGGGCGCTGGAACACGTCGAAGCCGTCGCCCGCTGA